One part of the Malus sylvestris chromosome 2, drMalSylv7.2, whole genome shotgun sequence genome encodes these proteins:
- the LOC126610480 gene encoding sm-like protein LSM36B — MSGGGEKGTGTTKTPADFLKSIRGRPVVVKLNSGVDYRGILACLDGYMNIAMEQTEEYVNGQLKNKYGDAFIRGNNVLYISTTKRNVADGA, encoded by the exons ATGAGTGGAGGTGGAGAGAAAGGGACAGGAACCACAAAAACTCCGGCAGATTTCCTCAAGTCAATTCGTGGGCGACCGGTTGTTGTAAAACTGAATTCTGGTGTTGACTATCGAG GTATTCTTGCGTGTCTtgatgggtatatgaatatagcAATGGAACAAACCGAAGAATATGTCAATGGACAGTTAAAAAATAAGTATGGCGATGCTTTTATTCGCGGAAATAATG TTCTATACATTAGCACGACGAAGAGGAATGTGGCGGATGGGGCTTAG
- the LOC126610467 gene encoding BTB/POZ and TAZ domain-containing protein 3-like isoform X2, with translation MASSTPDSPWPSSTHDSFSGSFNIHIEEANPDDILPVLEDPTSSTSYSHNIPKPPPVPSKAYTQNKLFKRLSQSCYVPNETIDTWDKLFKEAYGADVYICTKDESCIPVHSSVLTIASPVLGKFLQQSKVRNGMRYIKIPGVPYEAVYAFIRFLYSSCYEKEEMKKFVLHLLVLSHSYSVPSLKRVCIYILEQGWITKENVVDVLQLARKCDAPRLSLICVRMVVKDFKAISSTEGWKVMKRVSPALEQELLESVVEADSRKEERLKKKEEKKVYLQLYEAMEALLHICRDGCRTIGPRDKVFKGSQVACGFPACKGLETLVRHFSGCKTRVPGGCAHCKRMWQLLELHSRICNEPELCKVPLCR, from the exons ATGGCTTCATCTACTCCGGACTCACCCTGGCCATCCTCAACTCACGATTCCTTTTCTGGATCTTTCAATATACATATAGAGGAAGCGAACCCAGACGACATTTTACCTGTTCTGGAAGACCCAACCTCTTCTACGTCCTATAGCCATAATATCCCGAAACCACCTCCTGTCCCTAGTAAAGCATATACACAAAATAAACTTTTCAAAAGGCTTTCACAGAGTTGCTATGTCCCAAATGAAACAATTGATACATGGGACAAGCTTTTTAAAGAAGCATATGGTGCTGATGTCTATATTTGCACCAAGGATGAATCGTGTATTCCAGTTCATTCTAGTGTTCTG ACAATTGCGTCACCGGTGCTAGGTAAATTCCTGCAGCAATCAAAAGTAAGAAATGGAATGAGATACATTAAGATTCCTGGGGTACCTTATGAAGCTGTCTACGCATTCATCCGTTTTCTTTACTCATCCTG CTATGAAAAGgaagagatgaagaaatttGTTCTCCATTTGTTGGTTTTGTCACACTCTTACTCAGTTCCATCATTGAAAAGAGTTTGTATATACATTCTTGAGCAGGGATGGATTACCAAAGAAAATGTGGTCGATGTGCTTCAATTGGCAAGGAAGTGTGATGCACCACGGCTATCCTTAATTTGTGTGCGCATGGTTGTGAAGGACTTTAAAGCCATATCATCAACCGAAGGCTGGAAAGTGATGAAGCGAGTTAGTCCTGCACTTGAACAAGAACTGCTAGAGTCCGTTGTTGAAGCAGATTCT AGGAAAGAAGAGAGgttgaagaaaaaggaagagaaaaaagtGTACTTGCAACTGTATGAGGCAATGGAAGCCCTTCTCCACATATGTAGGGATGGATGTAGAACTATAGGTCCCCGTGACAAGGTGTTTAAAGGAAGCCAAGTTGCCTGTGGTTTTCCTGCTTGCAAGGGGCTTGAGACCTTAGTTCGTCATTTCTCCGGCTGTAAAACCCGGGTTCCTGGTGGATGTGCTCACTGCAAACgcatgtggcagcttcttgaaCTGCATTCTCGTATTTGCAATGAGCCTGAATTGTGCAAGGTCCCTTTGTGTAGGTAA
- the LOC126610467 gene encoding BTB/POZ and TAZ domain-containing protein 3-like isoform X1 — MASSTPDSPWPSSTHDSFSGSFNIHIEEANPDDILPVLEDPTSSTSYSHNIPKPPPVPSKAYTQNKLFKRLSQSCYVPNETIDTWDKLFKEAYGADVYICTKDESCIPVHSSVLTIASPVLGKFLQQSKVRNGMRYIKIPGVPYEAVYAFIRFLYSSCYEKEEMKKFVLHLLVLSHSYSVPSLKRVCIYILEQGWITKENVVDVLQLARKCDAPRLSLICVRMVVKDFKAISSTEGWKVMKRVSPALEQELLESVVEADSRKEERLKKKEEKKVYLQLYEAMEALLHICRDGCRTIGPRDKVFKGSQVACGFPACKGLETLVRHFSGCKTRVPGGCAHCKRMWQLLELHSRICNEPELCKVPLCRHLKEKMQQQTKKDEAKWKLLVSKVVAAKDTLGPISGRHSRLS; from the exons ATGGCTTCATCTACTCCGGACTCACCCTGGCCATCCTCAACTCACGATTCCTTTTCTGGATCTTTCAATATACATATAGAGGAAGCGAACCCAGACGACATTTTACCTGTTCTGGAAGACCCAACCTCTTCTACGTCCTATAGCCATAATATCCCGAAACCACCTCCTGTCCCTAGTAAAGCATATACACAAAATAAACTTTTCAAAAGGCTTTCACAGAGTTGCTATGTCCCAAATGAAACAATTGATACATGGGACAAGCTTTTTAAAGAAGCATATGGTGCTGATGTCTATATTTGCACCAAGGATGAATCGTGTATTCCAGTTCATTCTAGTGTTCTG ACAATTGCGTCACCGGTGCTAGGTAAATTCCTGCAGCAATCAAAAGTAAGAAATGGAATGAGATACATTAAGATTCCTGGGGTACCTTATGAAGCTGTCTACGCATTCATCCGTTTTCTTTACTCATCCTG CTATGAAAAGgaagagatgaagaaatttGTTCTCCATTTGTTGGTTTTGTCACACTCTTACTCAGTTCCATCATTGAAAAGAGTTTGTATATACATTCTTGAGCAGGGATGGATTACCAAAGAAAATGTGGTCGATGTGCTTCAATTGGCAAGGAAGTGTGATGCACCACGGCTATCCTTAATTTGTGTGCGCATGGTTGTGAAGGACTTTAAAGCCATATCATCAACCGAAGGCTGGAAAGTGATGAAGCGAGTTAGTCCTGCACTTGAACAAGAACTGCTAGAGTCCGTTGTTGAAGCAGATTCT AGGAAAGAAGAGAGgttgaagaaaaaggaagagaaaaaagtGTACTTGCAACTGTATGAGGCAATGGAAGCCCTTCTCCACATATGTAGGGATGGATGTAGAACTATAGGTCCCCGTGACAAGGTGTTTAAAGGAAGCCAAGTTGCCTGTGGTTTTCCTGCTTGCAAGGGGCTTGAGACCTTAGTTCGTCATTTCTCCGGCTGTAAAACCCGGGTTCCTGGTGGATGTGCTCACTGCAAACgcatgtggcagcttcttgaaCTGCATTCTCGTATTTGCAATGAGCCTGAATTGTGCAAGGTCCCTTTGTGTAG gcatttgaaggaaaaaatgcAGCAGCAGACCAAGAAAGACGAGGCTAAATGGAAGCTGTTGGTGAGTAAAGTGGTAGCAGCAAAGGATACTCTGGGACCTATCTCAGGTCGCCACTCGCGTTTATCATGA